DNA sequence from the Terriglobia bacterium genome:
AACGCCCGATCTGGTTTGGAGGCAGGGACCGTTCCGAAGAGAGCATGGATCAGTTCTACCAGTGGCTGGGAGCCAAGAACAGCCGGCGGATTCAATTGGCCGTGATGGACATGTGGAAACCTTTCAGGAACTCGACGGGGAGGCATGCGCCGCAGGCGAAGATTCTCTTTGATAAATTCCATGTCATGCGCCATCTGGGAGACGCGCTGGACCAGGTGCGCAAGAGCGAATACGCCCGGCTTACGGGCAAGAGCCGCGAGTTCATCAAGGGTCAGAAGTACACGCTGCTGTCGCATCGGGAAAACCTGACACTCGATGGCCGCAGGTCCCTGAAAAGGTTGCTCGAGGCCAACAAGCGGCTCAACACGGCCTACGTGCTGAAGGAATCCTTCGGTCAGTTGTGGGACTACGAGAAAGAAGGTTGGGCGAGACGATTCATGGAGAACTGGAGAGCCGCTTTGAAGTGGCAGCGGCTGCGACCTTACGAAGATTTCGCTCTGATGATCATTCGCCACTGGGACGGGATCGCCGCCTACTGCGAGCTCGAGAACAAGGTGTCTCTGGGCTTCGTGGAAGGATTGAACAACAAGATTCGGGTTCTGCAAAGACGAGCCTACGGGTTGCGCGATGAGGAGTATTTGCGGCTGAAGGTCCTCACTTGCATGCTCCCGGAGATTTGAGGCGGCGGATCTCCGTGCCGAGAGAGTTCCAAGGGGGTCGACGTGCAAAGCGCCTTTCCCTTCACCACCCCCTCCTCCAAGAGCGCTCTTGGGGGCGCCGCAAAGCCCCCCCAATTGGCATTGGGGCTTTGCGGCGCCGTAGTGAGGAATTGCAAGCGATGGGGCCCGGGCAGGCGCAGTGCCAAATGCACTTTGTTTGGCGCGAAGCCTGCGGCCCCCAGCTTGCAAAAGATTTAACCGCCGAGGCACTGGTAAGGAAACTCATTGGAAGATCAAAGAGTGGATTACGACCGAAAAGTTACCCACTCACTTTGGAGAAGACCC
Encoded proteins:
- a CDS encoding ISL3 family transposase, producing the protein MQEQLRRIGTPGPRIIGIDEVSIRKGHTYRIVVSDLVRQRPIWFGGRDRSEESMDQFYQWLGAKNSRRIQLAVMDMWKPFRNSTGRHAPQAKILFDKFHVMRHLGDALDQVRKSEYARLTGKSREFIKGQKYTLLSHRENLTLDGRRSLKRLLEANKRLNTAYVLKESFGQLWDYEKEGWARRFMENWRAALKWQRLRPYEDFALMIIRHWDGIAAYCELENKVSLGFVEGLNNKIRVLQRRAYGLRDEEYLRLKVLTCMLPEI